In Vibrio sp. FE10, the following are encoded in one genomic region:
- the srmB gene encoding ATP-dependent RNA helicase SrmB, producing the protein MIRTFAELDLNQELLKAIDEMGYERPTQIQAEAIPQALDGRDVLASAPTGTGKTASFVLPALQYLLDFPRKKSGPARMLILTPTRELAMQITEQARELAKYTSLNIFTITGGVMYQEHADILSTTQDIVVATPGRLMEYIEGERFDCRAIEWLVLDEADRMLDMGFGPVVDRLSAECRWRKQTLLFSATLEGKGIEGFTEDLLKNPAEIDAKSSLRERKKITQWYHRADSAKHKLDILKHIITEQAERSIIFLKTRDRLGELRAQLESAQIPCVWIQGEMPQDRRNNAISRFRDGSINVLLATDVAARGIDLPDVSHVINYDMPRTADVYLHRIGRTARAGKKGNAVSIIEAHDQLMIERVARYTEDAIKERFIEGMRPTHKKAAVTKKKKPKKEDKKAVAKQKIAKKKKIAKKKKAVKNK; encoded by the coding sequence GTGATCAGAACCTTTGCAGAACTCGATCTAAACCAAGAGCTGCTTAAAGCAATTGACGAAATGGGCTACGAACGCCCTACACAGATACAAGCTGAAGCTATCCCACAAGCGTTAGATGGAAGAGACGTTTTGGCTTCTGCGCCAACAGGTACCGGTAAAACAGCTTCATTTGTACTGCCAGCACTGCAATACCTACTGGACTTCCCACGTAAGAAGTCAGGTCCTGCACGTATGCTTATCCTGACGCCAACGCGTGAACTAGCAATGCAGATCACCGAGCAAGCTCGTGAGCTCGCTAAGTACACCAGCCTAAATATCTTTACGATCACTGGCGGCGTGATGTACCAAGAGCACGCTGACATCTTAAGTACGACTCAAGATATCGTGGTGGCAACACCTGGTCGTCTGATGGAATACATTGAAGGTGAGCGTTTCGATTGTCGTGCGATTGAATGGTTAGTTCTGGATGAAGCAGACCGCATGCTAGATATGGGCTTTGGCCCGGTTGTGGACCGTTTATCAGCAGAATGTCGCTGGCGTAAACAAACTTTACTTTTCTCAGCAACGCTAGAAGGTAAAGGTATTGAAGGTTTCACTGAAGATCTTCTGAAAAACCCAGCAGAGATCGATGCAAAATCATCATTGCGTGAACGTAAGAAGATCACTCAATGGTATCACCGCGCCGATTCAGCTAAGCACAAGCTTGATATCCTAAAACATATCATCACAGAGCAAGCTGAACGTAGCATCATCTTCTTGAAGACTCGTGACCGCCTAGGTGAGCTGCGAGCTCAACTAGAAAGCGCACAGATCCCATGTGTATGGATCCAAGGTGAAATGCCTCAAGATCGTCGTAACAACGCAATTTCTCGTTTCCGCGATGGTTCTATCAACGTACTGCTGGCAACTGACGTCGCAGCTCGTGGTATCGACCTTCCAGATGTGAGCCACGTTATTAACTACGACATGCCACGTACTGCAGATGTCTACCTACATCGTATCGGCCGTACGGCTCGTGCAGGTAAAAAAGGTAACGCGGTTTCTATCATTGAAGCACACGACCAGCTAATGATTGAACGTGTGGCTCGTTACACTGAAGATGCAATCAAAGAACGCTTCATCGAAGGCATGCGCCCAACGCATAAGAAAGCCGCGGTAACGAAGAAGAAGAAACCGAAGAAAGAAGACAAGAAAGCGGTAGCGAAGCAAAAAATTGCTAAGAAAAAGAAAATCGCTAAGAAAAAGAAAGCCGTTAAGAACAAGTAA
- a CDS encoding tRNA1(Val) (adenine(37)-N6)-methyltransferase: MKDKTVETKSFDFKKFSIYGGQSGMPVSTDGVLLGAWVNLAEKESVLDIGTGTGLLALMAAQRFEGALISAIDIDQHAIHAATINIEQSPWQDRIRLHQGSILTAEFPQAFDAIICNPPYFNSGEQAQQSQRATARHTTSLDHLELAKRCFELTTESATASFILPTPEGESFIKLAQQCGWYLAKRLDVKTTDKKPPSRILFELSKDPACERDLQCESLTIHGDGGYSEAFIALTKDFYLKM; this comes from the coding sequence ATGAAAGACAAAACGGTAGAAACCAAAAGCTTCGATTTCAAAAAATTCTCTATTTACGGTGGACAGAGCGGTATGCCTGTCAGTACCGACGGAGTGCTACTCGGTGCATGGGTTAACCTTGCGGAAAAAGAGTCGGTACTTGATATAGGGACAGGCACAGGATTATTAGCTTTGATGGCGGCTCAACGTTTCGAAGGTGCCTTAATCTCGGCCATTGATATTGATCAGCACGCGATCCATGCCGCGACCATCAATATTGAACAGTCGCCTTGGCAAGATCGTATTCGCCTTCACCAAGGCAGTATTTTAACGGCCGAGTTTCCTCAAGCATTTGATGCCATCATTTGTAATCCCCCTTATTTCAATTCAGGTGAGCAGGCACAGCAAAGTCAAAGGGCCACCGCTAGACACACAACAAGTTTGGATCATCTTGAACTCGCTAAACGCTGTTTCGAACTCACAACAGAGAGTGCAACCGCAAGCTTCATACTGCCAACGCCAGAAGGGGAAAGCTTTATTAAACTGGCTCAACAATGTGGTTGGTACCTAGCAAAACGCCTTGATGTGAAAACAACCGACAAAAAACCGCCAAGCAGAATCCTGTTTGAACTATCTAAAGATCCTGCTTGTGAGCGAGATCTTCAGTGTGAATCGCTTACAATCCATGGTGATGGTGGTTATAGCGAGGCATTTATTGCACTTACTAAAGATTTTTATCTCAAGATGTAG
- the brnQ gene encoding branched-chain amino acid transport system II carrier protein, with the protein MKQSLKLTDIMALGFMLFAFFLGAGNIIFPPLAGQLAGDHFLPAMSGFLLTAVGLPLITIVAVAVAGGSWGHLTKDLPKQAATIMAVLIFIIIGPAFAAPRTGLVAYEMAVKPFFIDASQAHLTLFSIAFFVVAMFFSWSQGKLIDVIGKVLTPALFVGLVVLAIAVFVNPQGDILAAHGEYITQPMTKGFLEGYNTMDTFASLMFGMLIVDAIRSKGITDRAATTKYLISAGCIAAAGLAFVYISLFFLGATSATVAAGADNGGAILSLYVQSLFGPSGQLVLSVIVLLACLTTAIGLVSACSDYFSSLTPLSYKTWVIINGVACATVANVGLSQLISLSVPVLFALYPVAIALVALTFLRSRFPNPKAAYRVVVLVSLLFALIDGAKVAGVDVSALKMLPLFEIGMGWLLPTAAAIICMFFVGKSTEQEMAEETI; encoded by the coding sequence GTGAAACAGAGTCTAAAACTAACAGATATAATGGCATTGGGCTTTATGCTTTTTGCGTTTTTCTTAGGTGCGGGTAACATCATCTTCCCACCTCTTGCTGGCCAATTGGCTGGTGACCACTTTCTTCCAGCGATGTCTGGTTTCCTGCTGACCGCCGTTGGTCTGCCGTTAATCACTATCGTCGCAGTTGCAGTGGCGGGTGGCTCTTGGGGTCATCTAACCAAAGACCTTCCTAAGCAAGCTGCAACTATCATGGCTGTGCTGATCTTCATCATTATCGGTCCTGCATTTGCTGCGCCTCGTACCGGTCTTGTTGCTTATGAGATGGCGGTGAAACCGTTCTTCATCGATGCCTCTCAAGCTCACCTCACTCTTTTTTCGATTGCATTTTTTGTGGTAGCGATGTTCTTCTCATGGTCGCAAGGTAAGCTTATCGACGTGATTGGTAAGGTCCTAACACCTGCACTATTCGTTGGTTTGGTTGTACTGGCGATCGCTGTATTCGTTAATCCTCAAGGCGATATTCTTGCGGCTCACGGTGAGTACATCACTCAGCCAATGACCAAAGGTTTCCTTGAAGGCTACAACACCATGGATACTTTTGCTTCTTTGATGTTTGGTATGCTGATTGTTGACGCGATTCGTAGCAAGGGCATTACTGACCGTGCAGCGACGACTAAGTATCTGATCAGCGCAGGTTGCATTGCAGCTGCTGGTCTAGCGTTTGTTTACATCTCTCTGTTCTTCCTGGGCGCAACAAGTGCAACAGTTGCAGCGGGTGCGGACAATGGCGGCGCTATCTTAAGCCTATACGTTCAATCTTTGTTTGGTCCTTCTGGTCAGCTAGTACTTTCTGTGATCGTACTATTGGCGTGTCTAACAACGGCGATTGGCCTTGTATCAGCATGTTCTGATTACTTCAGCTCGCTAACACCGCTGTCTTACAAGACTTGGGTAATCATCAATGGTGTAGCTTGTGCAACTGTAGCGAACGTTGGTCTTTCTCAGCTGATTTCTCTGTCTGTACCAGTCTTGTTTGCGCTTTACCCAGTAGCTATCGCTCTAGTAGCACTGACGTTCTTGCGTAGCCGTTTCCCTAATCCAAAAGCGGCTTACCGCGTGGTGGTATTAGTGTCACTGCTGTTTGCTCTTATTGATGGCGCTAAAGTAGCGGGTGTCGATGTGTCTGCACTTAAGATGCTGCCACTGTTTGAGATCGGTATGGGTTGGTTACTTCCAACTGCTGCTGCAATCATCTGTATGTTCTTTGTTGGTAAATCAACAGAGCAAGAGATGGCGGAAGAGACTATTTAA
- the fldB gene encoding flavodoxin FldB translates to MKIGLFYGSTTCYTEMAAEKIRGIIGEDLVDIHNVKETPLSFIADYDLLLLGISTWDFGEIQEDWNELWEDIATTPMKGKVVALFGLGDQEGYGEWFLDAMGLLHDELKTAGAEFVGFWPNDDSYEFEASKALTEDKSQFVGLALDEDSQYELSDERIATWVEQVLIEYSEKL, encoded by the coding sequence ATGAAAATTGGATTATTTTACGGCTCAACCACCTGCTATACCGAAATGGCAGCAGAGAAAATTCGCGGCATTATTGGTGAAGACCTAGTTGATATCCATAACGTGAAAGAAACCCCTCTTTCTTTTATAGCGGACTACGACCTTTTACTGCTTGGTATCTCAACGTGGGATTTCGGCGAAATTCAAGAAGACTGGAATGAGTTGTGGGAAGACATCGCAACCACGCCAATGAAAGGCAAGGTTGTGGCTCTGTTTGGTTTAGGCGACCAAGAAGGCTACGGTGAGTGGTTCTTGGATGCGATGGGACTATTGCATGATGAACTGAAAACCGCAGGCGCTGAGTTTGTCGGCTTCTGGCCAAACGATGACAGCTACGAATTCGAAGCATCTAAAGCGTTAACGGAAGACAAATCTCAATTTGTTGGTTTAGCTCTGGATGAAGATTCACAGTACGAACTCAGCGACGAACGCATCGCTACTTGGGTTGAACAAGTACTCATAGAGTACAGCGAAAAGCTTTAA
- the xerD gene encoding site-specific tyrosine recombinase XerD produces the protein MQSPQGQSADHGLVEQFLDAMWMERGLSENTLVSYRTDLSKLLTWMEKHNYRLDFISLSGLQDYQGWLADADFKQTSRARMLSAIRRLFQYLHREKVRADDPSALLISPKLPKRLPKDLSEEQVDSLLEAPDPNDPIELRDKAMLELLYATGLRVTELVSLTMENISLRQGVVRVIGKGGKERLVPMGENAVDWIETFIEQGRPQLLGDNSSDVVFPSKRAKQMTRQTFWYRIKHYSVIAGIDTELLSPHVLRHAFATHLLNYGADLRVVQMLLGHSDLSTTQIYTHVATERLKQIHAQHHPRA, from the coding sequence ATGCAGTCGCCTCAAGGGCAGAGCGCAGACCACGGTCTCGTTGAGCAGTTTTTAGATGCTATGTGGATGGAGAGAGGGTTATCAGAGAATACACTCGTCTCTTATCGTACGGATTTATCCAAACTACTGACGTGGATGGAAAAGCACAATTATCGCCTCGATTTTATTAGCCTTTCAGGTCTACAAGACTATCAAGGTTGGTTAGCCGATGCCGATTTCAAGCAGACCTCTCGTGCACGTATGTTGTCTGCCATTCGTCGTTTGTTCCAGTATTTACATCGCGAGAAAGTAAGAGCCGACGATCCTAGTGCGCTGTTGATCAGCCCGAAACTGCCGAAGCGCTTACCGAAAGATCTAAGTGAAGAGCAAGTGGATTCGCTGCTTGAAGCGCCAGATCCAAACGACCCCATTGAGCTTCGCGATAAAGCGATGCTTGAGTTACTCTATGCAACCGGTTTGCGTGTTACGGAACTCGTTAGCCTGACCATGGAAAACATCAGCCTAAGACAAGGCGTGGTGCGTGTTATTGGTAAAGGTGGCAAAGAGCGCTTGGTGCCAATGGGCGAAAATGCGGTGGATTGGATAGAGACATTTATCGAGCAAGGTCGTCCACAATTGTTGGGTGATAATAGTTCGGATGTGGTTTTTCCAAGTAAACGAGCGAAGCAAATGACCCGTCAAACGTTCTGGTATCGTATCAAGCATTATTCGGTGATAGCGGGTATCGACACGGAATTATTGTCGCCACACGTATTAAGGCATGCTTTTGCAACGCATTTACTGAACTATGGCGCAGATCTCAGGGTCGTACAGATGTTGCTTGGGCATAGTGACTTATCGACAACCCAAATTTATACTCACGTGGCGACTGAAAGGCTGAAGCAAATTCACGCTCAGCATCACCCACGTGCTTAA
- a CDS encoding thioredoxin fold domain-containing protein, translating to MSVLRRLPLLALPLMITACNASEAKVEQTSTAVEAASAQAVDTAALTKRFEKIGIKVEKIVPSDIDGLLEIQTNSGIIFSSPKGDHFLAGTLYSLDDNGKFSDVLAERQAPLNAEKVAALSDTVIEYKADNEKYVVTVFTDITCGYCVRLHSQMQGYNDLGITVRYMAYPRQGATGQVADQMAAIWASDDPKAAMHSAKAERKMPAAGKDLSEQKQIIAKQYQLGRELGINGTPAIVLASGELVSGYLPPVQLLQRLEQ from the coding sequence ATGAGCGTATTACGCCGTCTTCCTCTATTAGCGCTTCCTCTCATGATTACTGCATGTAATGCATCAGAAGCGAAAGTAGAACAAACATCAACAGCCGTAGAAGCTGCTTCAGCGCAAGCTGTTGATACAGCCGCGTTAACGAAGCGCTTTGAAAAAATCGGTATTAAGGTAGAGAAGATTGTTCCTTCAGATATCGATGGCCTGTTAGAAATTCAAACCAACAGCGGCATTATCTTCTCTTCTCCAAAGGGCGATCACTTTCTAGCGGGCACTCTTTACTCTTTGGATGACAACGGTAAGTTCAGCGATGTGTTGGCCGAGCGTCAAGCTCCGCTTAATGCTGAAAAGGTCGCGGCATTGTCAGATACGGTTATCGAATATAAAGCCGATAACGAAAAGTACGTTGTGACGGTGTTTACTGACATTACGTGTGGCTACTGTGTTCGTCTACACAGCCAAATGCAAGGCTATAACGATCTGGGTATTACCGTTCGTTACATGGCTTACCCACGTCAAGGTGCGACCGGACAAGTTGCCGACCAAATGGCAGCAATCTGGGCTTCTGACGATCCAAAAGCAGCGATGCACAGTGCTAAAGCAGAACGTAAAATGCCAGCAGCGGGCAAAGACCTTAGCGAGCAGAAGCAAATCATAGCGAAGCAGTATCAACTAGGCCGTGAGCTTGGTATTAACGGTACACCTGCTATCGTGCTAGCAAGTGGTGAGTTGGTGAGTGGTTACTTACCGCCTGTACAACTTCTTCAGCGTTTAGAGCAGTAA
- the recJ gene encoding single-stranded-DNA-specific exonuclease RecJ — MIEIQRRPEVDTSVLPAHLPDLLKRIYVSRGIDSAEQLETAAKGLHSYQKLGGIDAAVELLFNAIKLQKRIIVVGDFDADGATSSALSVLALRMLGSSNVDYLVPNRFEDGYGLSPEVVEQAIEIGAEVIMTVDNGVSSIDGVRFAKEQGLDVLVTDHHLPGNELPIADAMVNPNLESCAFPSKALAGVGVAFYLMMALCVHMRKLGWFAQHGMTEPKLMELIDLVALGTVADVVPLDENNRILVHQGLQRIRAGKARPGIQALIEIAKRDAKRLVASDFGFALGPRINAAGRLDDMSFGVELLMSNNIHAARRMASELDGLNQTRKEIEEGMKQEAMAFCERLEFGKDDLPSGLALFQRDWHQGVIGILASRIKDKYHRPVIAFADGGEGSIKGSCRSIPGLHMRDALDRIDTQNPGLILKFGGHAMAAGLTIMEKDFERFSKMFDDVVRKELGETALKGIILSDGELLPEEFSMHTAETLRSGGPWGQAFPEPIFDGEFKVLHQKLVGEKHLKLMLEPLYKGHPTNVMIDGIAFNVDLRRWPDASVKTVNLAFKLDINEFRGNQTLQLMIDHIEAK; from the coding sequence ATGATAGAGATCCAACGCCGCCCTGAGGTCGATACTTCAGTTTTACCTGCTCACTTACCTGACTTGTTAAAGCGCATTTATGTGAGTCGCGGAATCGACAGTGCAGAGCAACTGGAGACGGCTGCGAAAGGCTTACACTCCTATCAAAAACTGGGCGGTATCGATGCCGCGGTTGAACTGCTTTTCAATGCGATTAAGCTTCAGAAGCGCATTATCGTTGTCGGTGATTTTGATGCCGATGGCGCGACGAGTTCCGCTTTGTCAGTATTGGCACTGCGTATGCTGGGCAGTTCGAATGTCGATTACTTGGTACCAAACCGCTTTGAAGATGGCTACGGCTTGAGCCCGGAGGTTGTTGAACAAGCGATTGAGATTGGTGCCGAAGTGATCATGACCGTGGACAACGGTGTCTCGTCGATTGACGGTGTTCGCTTCGCTAAAGAGCAAGGCCTTGATGTGTTGGTTACCGATCATCACTTACCGGGTAATGAACTGCCAATCGCTGATGCGATGGTTAACCCCAACCTAGAAAGCTGTGCATTTCCTTCAAAAGCACTAGCGGGTGTGGGTGTGGCGTTTTACCTGATGATGGCGCTGTGTGTTCATATGCGTAAATTGGGTTGGTTCGCACAACATGGCATGACAGAACCTAAGTTGATGGAACTGATCGATTTGGTTGCGTTAGGTACCGTTGCCGATGTGGTACCACTCGATGAAAATAACCGTATCTTGGTTCATCAAGGTTTACAGCGTATCCGTGCAGGCAAAGCGCGCCCGGGTATTCAGGCCTTGATTGAAATTGCTAAGCGAGACGCTAAGCGTTTGGTCGCTTCTGATTTTGGTTTTGCACTCGGCCCGCGTATCAATGCGGCAGGCCGATTGGATGATATGTCGTTTGGTGTTGAGTTGTTGATGAGCAATAACATTCACGCCGCGCGTCGAATGGCCAGTGAGTTAGATGGCTTGAACCAGACACGTAAAGAGATCGAAGAGGGCATGAAACAAGAAGCGATGGCTTTTTGTGAGCGCCTTGAGTTTGGTAAAGACGATCTGCCTTCCGGTTTAGCCCTGTTCCAACGTGATTGGCACCAAGGTGTGATTGGTATTTTGGCTTCGCGTATCAAAGACAAATACCACCGCCCAGTGATTGCGTTCGCTGATGGTGGGGAAGGCAGTATCAAAGGTTCATGTCGCTCGATTCCGGGTTTGCACATGCGCGATGCGCTTGACCGAATCGATACTCAAAACCCAGGCTTGATCTTGAAGTTTGGTGGCCATGCGATGGCGGCCGGTTTGACCATTATGGAAAAAGACTTCGAGCGATTCAGCAAGATGTTTGATGATGTTGTGCGCAAAGAGCTCGGCGAGACGGCGCTGAAGGGCATCATCTTGTCTGATGGTGAACTGTTACCAGAAGAGTTCTCTATGCACACCGCTGAAACATTGCGTTCAGGTGGTCCTTGGGGGCAAGCGTTCCCTGAGCCAATCTTCGATGGTGAGTTCAAAGTACTGCATCAAAAATTGGTGGGTGAGAAACACCTTAAATTGATGCTAGAACCTTTATATAAAGGCCATCCAACCAATGTAATGATTGATGGTATTGCCTTCAACGTTGATTTACGTCGCTGGCCAGATGCGTCAGTGAAAACGGTCAATCTCGCATTTAAGCTGGATATCAACGAGTTTCGTGGCAACCAAACTTTGCAGTTGATGATTGACCATATTGAAGCGAAATAG
- the prfB gene encoding peptide chain release factor 2 (programmed frameshift), with translation MFEINPIKNRLQDVSERTNILRGYLDYDAKKERLEEVNAELEQPDVWNEPERAQALGKERSALEAVVETIDQLDQGVEDVEGLLELAVEEEDQETFDEIEPELAELEAKLEKLEFRRMFAGDHDASDCYIDLQSGSGGTEAQDWTSMMLRMYLRWADSKGFKTEVIEVSDGDVAGLKGATVRISGEYAYGWLRTETGVHRLVRKSPFDSSGRRHTSFASAFIYPEIDDNITIDINPSDLRIDVYRASGAGGQHVNTTESAVRITHVPTNTVVQCQNDRSQHKNKDQAMKQLRAKLFELEIQKQNAEKQASEETKSDIGWGSQIRSYVLDDSRIKDLRTGIENRNTQAVLDGDLDKFIEASLKSGL, from the exons ATGTTTGAAATCAATCCTATTAAAAACCGTCTGCAGGATGTGTCTGAACGCACAAATATCCTGAGGGGGTATCTT GACTATGACGCTAAGAAAGAGCGTCTAGAAGAAGTAAACGCAGAATTAGAACAACCGGATGTATGGAACGAACCTGAGCGTGCACAAGCGCTAGGTAAAGAACGTTCTGCATTGGAAGCGGTAGTAGAAACGATCGACCAACTTGACCAAGGTGTTGAGGATGTTGAAGGTCTATTAGAGCTTGCGGTTGAAGAAGAAGACCAAGAAACGTTTGACGAAATTGAACCAGAACTGGCTGAGCTAGAAGCTAAGCTAGAAAAACTGGAATTCCGTCGTATGTTTGCTGGCGATCACGACGCATCAGATTGCTACATCGATTTACAGTCAGGCTCGGGCGGTACAGAAGCTCAAGACTGGACTTCAATGATGTTGCGCATGTACTTACGTTGGGCAGATTCGAAAGGCTTCAAGACTGAAGTTATCGAAGTGTCTGATGGTGATGTTGCTGGCCTTAAAGGCGCAACGGTACGTATTTCTGGTGAGTACGCTTATGGTTGGTTACGTACGGAGACCGGTGTTCACCGTCTAGTTCGTAAGTCACCATTTGATTCAAGTGGCCGTCGTCATACTTCATTTGCATCTGCGTTTATCTACCCAGAGATTGATGACAACATTACGATCGACATTAATCCTTCTGACTTACGTATTGACGTATATCGTGCCTCTGGCGCTGGTGGTCAGCACGTAAACACCACTGAATCGGCGGTACGTATTACTCACGTTCCAACCAACACAGTGGTTCAATGTCAGAATGACCGTTCGCAGCATAAGAACAAAGATCAAGCGATGAAGCAGCTACGTGCTAAGCTTTTTGAACTTGAGATTCAAAAACAAAATGCTGAAAAACAAGCGAGCGAAGAAACGAAATCAGACATCGGTTGGGGCAGCCAAATCCGCTCTTACGTACTGGATGATTCTCGTATCAAAGATCTGCGCACCGGCATCGAAAATCGCAATACTCAAGCGGTTCTTGACGGTGACTTAGACAAGTTTATTGAAGCTAGCCTGAAATCAGGTCTGTAA
- the lysS gene encoding lysine--tRNA ligase — translation MTDAVQNENAQEASSPEENKLIAERRSKLDHIRLNCKANGHPNDFRREHLAGDLQAEFGEKTKEELEELNHIVAIAGRIMAKRGPFLAIQETSGRIQAYAAKDVQKVLKEKYQGLDIGDIIGVKGALHKSGKGDLYVNMEEFELLTKALRPLPEKFHGLTDQEMRYRQRYVDLIVNEDSRNTFIVRSKLVSSIRNFMSSKGYLEVETPMMHVIPGGATARPFITHHNALDIDMYLRVAPELYLKRLVVGGFDRVFEINRNFRNEGLSPRHNPEFTMMEFYQAYSDYKDLMDLTEEMLSTAAMDVLGSTSMPYGDETVEFGGTYARMSMFDAIKHYTPENANIQALTEDDLQNRELMVKIAEEVGLYVEKFWTCGQLLEEIFGETAEPQLIQPTFITGYPADISPLARRSDSNPFFTDRFEFFIGGREVANGFSELNDAQDQDERFKAQVNAKDAGDDEAMYYDADYITALEHGLPPTAGQGIGIDRLAMLFTNTHTIRDVILFPAMRPQA, via the coding sequence ATGACTGATGCTGTTCAAAACGAAAACGCACAAGAAGCTTCTTCACCTGAAGAGAACAAACTAATCGCTGAGCGCCGCAGCAAGCTGGATCACATCCGCCTGAACTGCAAAGCTAACGGTCACCCAAATGATTTCCGTCGTGAGCACCTAGCTGGCGACCTTCAAGCGGAATTCGGTGAGAAGACTAAGGAAGAGCTAGAAGAGCTTAACCACATCGTTGCGATCGCTGGTCGTATTATGGCGAAGCGTGGTCCATTCCTTGCGATTCAAGAAACTTCTGGTCGTATCCAAGCATACGCAGCGAAAGACGTTCAAAAAGTACTAAAAGAGAAGTACCAAGGCCTAGATATCGGTGACATCATCGGTGTTAAAGGTGCGCTTCACAAGTCTGGTAAAGGCGACCTTTACGTGAACATGGAAGAGTTTGAATTGCTAACGAAAGCACTTCGTCCTCTGCCAGAGAAGTTCCACGGTCTAACTGACCAAGAGATGCGTTACCGTCAGCGTTACGTTGACCTAATCGTGAACGAAGACTCTCGTAACACATTCATCGTGCGTTCTAAGCTTGTGTCTTCAATCCGTAACTTCATGAGCTCAAAAGGCTACCTAGAAGTTGAAACGCCAATGATGCACGTGATCCCAGGCGGTGCAACAGCACGTCCATTCATCACTCATCACAATGCACTAGACATCGACATGTACCTACGTGTTGCACCTGAGCTTTACCTTAAGCGTCTAGTGGTTGGTGGTTTTGACCGTGTATTCGAGATCAACCGTAACTTCCGTAACGAAGGTCTGTCTCCACGTCACAACCCTGAATTCACAATGATGGAATTCTACCAAGCGTACTCTGACTACAAAGATCTAATGGATCTAACGGAAGAGATGCTAAGCACAGCCGCTATGGACGTTCTTGGTTCGACTTCTATGCCTTACGGCGACGAAACCGTTGAGTTCGGTGGCACTTACGCTCGCATGAGCATGTTCGATGCAATCAAACACTACACACCTGAAAATGCAAACATCCAAGCTCTGACTGAAGACGATCTTCAGAACAGAGAATTGATGGTTAAAATTGCAGAAGAAGTGGGCCTGTACGTTGAGAAGTTCTGGACATGTGGTCAGCTTCTTGAAGAGATCTTTGGTGAAACGGCTGAGCCTCAGCTAATTCAGCCAACGTTCATCACGGGTTACCCAGCGGACATTTCTCCACTGGCTCGTCGTAGCGACAGCAACCCATTCTTCACAGACCGTTTTGAGTTCTTCATCGGTGGCCGTGAAGTAGCGAACGGTTTCTCTGAGCTTAACGATGCACAAGACCAAGATGAGCGTTTCAAAGCACAAGTTAACGCGAAAGACGCGGGTGATGACGAAGCTATGTACTACGATGCAGACTACATTACTGCACTAGAGCACGGCCTACCGCCAACAGCGGGTCAAGGTATTGGTATCGATCGCCTAGCGATGCTATTTACTAACACGCACACAATCCGTGACGTGATCTTGTTCCCGGCGATGCGTCCTCAAGCGTAA